A genomic window from Gemmatimonadaceae bacterium includes:
- a CDS encoding glycosyltransferase family 9 protein translates to MIEARLDRICIVMMSAVGDAVHVLPVINAIKRAHPASHITWVLQPGPATLVRGHRAVDDIVLFDRSRGWRAFTDVRAELARRTFDVVINLQVYFKAGIVTSFTRAPIKLGFDRARARDMNWLFTNRKIPPHAGQHVQDQYFEFLTALGIAHEPVVWDLGPWPAERAWQREFYRNAERPAAAIVVATSKPEKDWAPERWAEVADALHHDFGLQPVLVGGRSPRELHAERTIMERAGCAPRSALGSGLRNLVGIMDGAALVLSPDTGPLHMAVALDRPVVSLIGYTNPKRTGPYRRFHDLIVDAYGDPGEDYPLSMENRPGRMPRITVRDVLDRVERWRAVYGPDYGRAATSSGPNG, encoded by the coding sequence ATGATCGAGGCCAGGCTCGACCGCATCTGCATCGTGATGATGAGCGCCGTGGGCGACGCCGTCCACGTGCTGCCGGTGATCAACGCCATCAAGCGCGCGCACCCCGCCAGCCACATCACGTGGGTCCTGCAGCCGGGACCGGCCACCCTGGTGCGCGGGCATCGCGCGGTGGACGACATCGTGCTGTTCGACCGCAGCCGGGGCTGGCGGGCGTTCACCGACGTGCGGGCCGAGCTGGCGCGGCGCACGTTCGACGTGGTGATCAACCTGCAGGTGTACTTCAAGGCGGGCATCGTCACGTCGTTCACGCGCGCCCCGATCAAGCTCGGCTTCGATCGCGCGCGGGCGCGGGACATGAACTGGCTGTTCACCAACCGCAAGATTCCGCCGCACGCCGGCCAGCACGTGCAGGACCAGTACTTCGAGTTTCTCACGGCGCTGGGCATCGCCCACGAGCCCGTGGTGTGGGACCTCGGCCCATGGCCAGCGGAGCGCGCCTGGCAGAGGGAGTTCTACCGGAATGCCGAACGTCCCGCGGCGGCGATCGTCGTGGCCACGAGCAAGCCGGAAAAGGACTGGGCCCCCGAGCGCTGGGCCGAGGTGGCCGACGCGCTGCACCACGATTTCGGATTGCAGCCCGTGCTGGTGGGCGGCAGGTCGCCGCGCGAATTGCACGCCGAGCGCACGATCATGGAGCGCGCCGGGTGCGCGCCACGATCGGCGCTCGGCAGCGGGTTGCGCAATCTGGTGGGGATCATGGACGGCGCGGCGCTGGTGCTGTCGCCCGACACCGGCCCGTTGCACATGGCGGTGGCACTCGACCGCCCCGTGGTGAGCCTGATCGGATACACCAACCCCAAGCGCACTGGGCCATATCGCCGATTCCACGATCTGATCGTGGACGCCTACGGCGACCCCGGCGAGGACTATCCGCTGTCCATGGAGAACCGCCCGGGACGGATGCCGCGCATC
- a CDS encoding glycosyltransferase family 9 protein yields the protein MTDSLGRPAPVPAPRRLLLVSLDNLGDLVFASALTPPLHDRFPDASITLWCKDYTRDIGALMPHVDEVIASDPYWDKAPGRGKGSLFRFLGAMTRIRRGGFDTAVLAASPWRTARAVAFCGIPVRIGLERRRNARWLTHALPAEDIHRPVLAEESRLLAPLGIAPRPLRYRLDARRLSPRPDVERALSRRIVALHPFASKRERCVPVRVWIAVATALEHRGYSPLWIGSTAELNEVRSSSGRPDWRYVDQFGPRLVDTAAALARAALFIGHDSGPLHVAGAFGVPALGIFAPGEPERTFPQGVGPSGMIARPSPEGIGAEEIVREAVALAGAPAHFHGTR from the coding sequence ATGACCGATTCCCTCGGCCGGCCCGCGCCGGTGCCCGCTCCGCGGCGGCTGCTGCTGGTGAGCCTCGACAACCTGGGCGATCTGGTGTTCGCGTCGGCGCTCACGCCGCCGCTCCACGACCGCTTTCCCGACGCCTCGATCACGCTCTGGTGCAAGGACTACACGCGCGACATCGGCGCGCTCATGCCGCATGTGGACGAGGTCATCGCGTCGGATCCCTATTGGGACAAGGCGCCGGGTCGCGGCAAGGGAAGTCTGTTTCGCTTTCTTGGCGCGATGACACGCATCCGGCGCGGCGGGTTCGACACCGCGGTGCTCGCCGCATCGCCCTGGCGCACGGCGCGCGCGGTGGCGTTCTGCGGCATTCCGGTGCGCATCGGCCTGGAGCGGCGCAGGAACGCGCGCTGGCTCACGCACGCGCTGCCGGCCGAGGACATCCACCGTCCCGTGCTCGCCGAGGAGTCGCGGCTGCTGGCGCCGCTCGGGATCGCGCCGCGGCCGCTGCGGTACCGGCTGGATGCGCGCCGGCTGTCGCCGCGCCCCGATGTGGAGCGCGCCCTCTCGCGCCGCATCGTGGCGCTACACCCGTTCGCAAGCAAGCGCGAGCGCTGCGTGCCGGTGCGCGTGTGGATCGCCGTGGCCACGGCGTTGGAGCATCGCGGGTACTCGCCCCTCTGGATCGGGAGCACGGCGGAGCTGAACGAGGTGCGGTCGTCGTCCGGGCGGCCGGACTGGCGGTACGTGGACCAGTTCGGCCCGCGGCTGGTGGATACGGCGGCGGCGCTGGCGCGCGCGGCGCTGTTCATCGGCCACGATTCCGGCCCGCTGCACGTGGCTGGCGCGTTCGGCGTGCCGGCGCTCGGCATCTTCGCGCCGGGCGAGCCCGAGCGCACCTTCCCGCAGGGTGTGGGCCCGTCGGGCATGATCGCGCGCCCATCGCCCGAAGGGATCGGCGCCGAGGAGATCGTGCGCGAAGCCGTGGCGCTGGCCGGCGCTCCGGCGCACTTCCACGGGACGCGATAA